Proteins encoded together in one Euzebyales bacterium window:
- a CDS encoding HAMP domain-containing protein produces MTTTDAHRVESSPRAVPTSDTAADQPPRAGRPPRRSLGSLRSRLAGDARTRVLAWFVAVVAIAVVGSVLVGRQVLLGRLEARIDAELRQEVEELRRLAAGDDPATGEPFAGDVERIFDLYVLRNVAYRQERVFFYVDGAPHRPEPLPVGYRPPPDVERRWAAIDAPERDRFTSGVGVVDYLAVPLQEVGQQRGVFVVAIYGDVERREIAQVVTTMSVVGVIAILLAAGIAWFGAGRILAPIRRLTETAQAISDRDLTQRIEVEGDDDVARLGRTFNAMLDRLQGAFASQRQFLNDVGHELRTPITIVRGHLEVFGDDPQERRETVALVVDELERMRRLVDDLVVLARAEQPDFLELAPVDVSELVGEILRKAERIGRQVVGARAHRRGRDRRRPPAPDPGGHPAGAERCGPHWRG; encoded by the coding sequence ATGACGACGACTGACGCCCATCGGGTCGAGTCGTCGCCGCGGGCCGTCCCGACGTCGGACACCGCCGCCGACCAGCCGCCGCGGGCCGGGCGGCCCCCGCGGCGGTCGCTGGGGTCCCTGCGGTCCCGTCTCGCCGGCGACGCAAGGACCCGCGTCCTCGCGTGGTTCGTGGCGGTCGTGGCGATCGCCGTCGTCGGGTCGGTGCTCGTGGGGCGGCAGGTCCTGCTCGGCCGCCTCGAGGCGCGCATCGACGCCGAGCTACGCCAGGAGGTCGAGGAGCTGCGTCGGCTGGCCGCGGGCGACGACCCCGCCACCGGCGAGCCGTTCGCCGGCGACGTCGAGCGCATCTTCGATCTGTACGTGCTGCGCAACGTCGCCTACCGCCAGGAGCGCGTGTTCTTCTACGTCGACGGTGCGCCCCACCGTCCGGAGCCGCTGCCGGTCGGCTACCGGCCGCCGCCCGACGTCGAGCGGCGCTGGGCGGCGATCGACGCGCCGGAGCGGGACCGCTTCACGTCCGGGGTCGGGGTCGTCGACTACCTCGCGGTGCCGCTCCAGGAGGTCGGGCAGCAGCGCGGCGTCTTCGTGGTGGCCATCTACGGCGACGTCGAGCGCCGCGAGATCGCCCAGGTCGTGACGACGATGAGCGTCGTCGGCGTGATCGCCATCCTGCTCGCCGCCGGCATCGCCTGGTTCGGGGCGGGGCGCATCCTGGCGCCGATCCGCCGGCTCACCGAGACCGCCCAGGCGATCAGCGACCGCGACCTGACGCAGCGGATCGAGGTCGAAGGCGACGATGACGTCGCCCGCCTGGGCCGGACGTTCAACGCGATGCTCGACAGACTGCAGGGCGCCTTCGCCAGCCAGCGCCAGTTCCTCAACGACGTCGGCCACGAGCTGCGCACGCCCATCACGATCGTGCGTGGTCACCTCGAGGTGTTCGGTGACGACCCGCAGGAGCGCCGTGAGACGGTCGCGCTGGTAGTCGACGAGCTCGAGCGGATGCGCCGCCTGGTCGACGACCTCGTGGTGCTCGCGCGGGCGGAGCAGCCGGACTTCCTGGAGCTTGCTCCCGTCGACGTGTCCGAGCTCGTCGGTGAGATCCTCCGCAAGGCCGAGCGCATCGGCCGACAGGTCGTGGGGGCTCGGGCGCACCGACGAGGGCGTGATCGTCGCCGACCGCCAGCGCCTGACCCAGGCGGTCATCCAGCTGGCGCAGAACGCTGTGGACCACACTGGCGAGGGTGA
- a CDS encoding sensor histidine kinase: MDHTGEGEPITLDAVLRGSEARLSVRDAGPGFGGTDPERLFDRFFGERSDGTGLGLAIVRAIAEAHGGSASARHAAGGGALVTIAVARDPRDAGGDWHGDA, from the coding sequence GTGGACCACACTGGCGAGGGTGAGCCGATCACGCTCGACGCGGTGCTGCGCGGTAGCGAAGCGCGGCTTTCTGTCCGCGACGCCGGCCCAGGGTTCGGCGGGACCGACCCGGAGCGGCTGTTCGACCGGTTCTTCGGTGAGCGCAGTGACGGGACCGGCCTTGGGCTGGCGATCGTGCGAGCCATCGCCGAGGCCCACGGCGGCAGCGCCAGCGCCCGCCACGCCGCGGGCGGTGGCGCGCTGGTCACCATCGCGGTCGCCCGTGACCCCCGCGACGCCGGCGGCGACTGGCACGGGGACGCGTGA
- a CDS encoding response regulator transcription factor, translated as MAPASPTGVEALSRARASEPDLVLLDLGLPDIDGLDVLTSLRRFATRLPVIVLTARDEVADTVAALDAGADDYLSKPFAFDELLARIRVCLRDDRTGDSTVLRCGDIELDMRSRQIVRDDETFELTAREYALAEVFFRHPGQVLSREQLLSNVWGYDYDPESNVVDVYVGYLRRKVGRDRIATVRGMGYRLIDVQRGDV; from the coding sequence ATAGCGCCAGCGTCACCTACGGGCGTCGAGGCGCTCAGCAGGGCACGTGCCAGCGAGCCCGACCTGGTCCTGCTGGACCTCGGCCTGCCCGACATCGACGGGCTCGACGTGCTCACCTCGCTGCGGCGGTTCGCGACACGGTTGCCGGTGATCGTGCTGACCGCCAGGGACGAGGTCGCCGACACCGTTGCGGCGCTCGACGCGGGTGCCGACGACTACCTGTCCAAGCCGTTCGCGTTCGACGAGCTGCTCGCGCGCATCCGGGTGTGCCTGCGGGACGACCGGACCGGCGACTCGACCGTGCTGCGCTGCGGTGACATCGAGCTCGACATGCGCAGCCGCCAGATCGTCCGCGACGACGAGACCTTCGAGCTGACCGCCAGGGAGTATGCGCTGGCCGAGGTGTTCTTTCGGCACCCGGGCCAGGTGCTGTCGCGCGAGCAGCTGCTGAGCAACGTCTGGGGCTACGACTACGACCCGGAGTCCAACGTCGTCGACGTGTACGTCGGCTACCTGCGCCGCAAGGTCGGACGTGACCGCATCGCCACCGTCCGCGGGATGGGTTACCGCCTGATCGACGTTCAGCGGGGCGACGTGTAG